TAGCAGTTCATTTGTCACAATGCTCCTAGGAATGCACTCACAGTCAGGGAGTCATAATCCAATCAGAAGCCATAAATGTGGATTGAGATGCATGAACCCTTTTTTAGATCCGTGTGCCCTATAATGTTAGAACACCAGAAATGCATACTTTTAATATTCCATTTGATTCCTACTATAGTCAGAAGTAAACAAACCAGAAACTTCTTGTGTAATGACATCAAAACTTGCACTGCTAATAATGCCAAACACTTCACCaaccttaattttattttttaagttattTCAATGGCAAAAATCGTCACCCTAACCATCATCATTTTTGGATTCTAATAGTATGTATGTCTAGATCTAGTCGTATCTTATTTTCAACAATGCTTGGATTAAATCACGAGAAAAGATTGGTAAAGATTTCAGATCGAGAGAAAATGAGGAAAGAACTAGAGACAGGTACCAAAAATGGAGGTCACATACTAGTTGTACCTTACCCAAGTCAAGGTCACATCAATCCGATGCTccaattctcaaagagattaatcTCAAAAGGTCTCAAAATCACTTTAGCAATCACAgttcatgtttcaaaaacaacaaATACTAAATTCCACGGGCCGATAGCAATCGAGACCATATCAGATGGTTTCGATGATGGTGGTTCCATGGAAGCCGGCGGTCCGAGTGTTTATGTCCAACGGTTCAAAACGGTCGGTTCAGAAACGTTAACCCAACTCATTGAGAAATTGGAAACTTCCGGTAATCCAGTAAGTTGTGTTGTGTATGATCCGTTTATACCATGGGTTTTAGATGTAACAAAAAAGCTAGGCCTCATTGGGGCTGCATTCTTCACTCAATCTTGTATTGTTGGTGCAATTTACTATAGTGTGCAAAAGGGTCTAGTGAAAGCACCAATCCCGGCTGACCAAGCCTTTTCAGTTCCGGGGTTGCCACCGTTGAGTGCTTCTGATCTTCCGTCTTTTGTTGCTGGCGTTGGACCGTATCCATTTTTGTTAGATTATCTTGCCAACCAATTTGCTAACATACACAAGACAGACTGGGTTCTATTCAGTACATTTGACAAGTTAGAGTCCGAGGTGAGATTTCATTCACTTCAAATTTACACCACCAGTACAGGGTGCTCATATTTTTGTTGGGTCCGGAAAAATGGCATTTTTCGTGACTTTaatttcaatattcattgtttatGAACTGTAGGTTCTAAATTGGATGTCAAAATTATGGCGAGTAAGGGGTATTGGTCCAACTCTTCCATCAATGTACTTAGAGAAAGGGATTGAAGACGACAAAGATTACGGGTTTCACATATTTGAGCCTAAGAGAGCTGAATGCATAAATTGGCTAAACACGAAGAAGAGCAAGTCAGTGATTTATGTTTCATTTGGGAGCATTTCAATTGTGAAACAACAGCAGATCGAAGAAATTGCATTGGCACTATTAGAATGCAAACATAATTTTCTATGGGTTGTAAGAGAAGCAGAGGAATGCAAAATACCATCCAAATTTCTCGAGGAGATAACGCCGGAGAAAGGACTGATAATTAGATGGTGCCCTCAGTTGGAAGTTCTGTCTCACCCTGCAGTAGGATGTTTTGTAACTCATTGTGGGTTCAACTCTACATTGGAGGGATTGAGCTTGGGTGTGCCGATGATTGCGTTGCCACAGTGGACGGATCAACCGATGAATGCAAAATGCATTGAGGATTTGTGGGGTGTAGGAATGAGACCAAAAGTTGATGAAGAAGGGATATTTAGAAAGAAGGAGATTGGGTTGTGTATAAGTGAAATTATGGAAGGAGAGAAAGGGAAGGAGATTAAGGAAAATGCAAGTAAATGGAAAGAATTGGCTAAAGAAGCAGTGGATGAAGGTGGAAGTTCTGATAGAAATATCGAGGAATTTGTAGCTCAAGTGACGTCTTTTGCAACTCACTAGCTTATGTTTAACTCTACACACATGCAATCCAGTTAATCAGTTTTCCTGTTTTTTAGTGTAAACTAGTTTCGACTTCACCCGATGCTTATCATCTAGTGACTTTACCACTATGCTGAATTCCCAATTAGTATTTACAATGTCGTTCGGTATCAGCAGAGACTATGGAGCAATTGCAACAAGGAAACGTTGGTACACGTTCCACATATAAGTGTATTCAAGCCCATGAGCTCTGAGTTGTATCCCACTTTCGCCAAAGCAAACTCGGCTCAAATTTGCGCCCAACACAACATTTCAAAACCTACACTAACCACTCCAGATCCATTAGGTCATTAACATATCCAACTCCCCAAATCTACCGCTAAATACAATCTTTACCACGTATCACGATGTCATCCGGAAGatcatttatttttttagggCAGCAAGAATGAAATAGTGTTATTATGAAGTAAATAACCCATTATCCAAAAAAATCCATAATGGCTAAGATACCTTTCGGCTAATTGAGTGTTTATAGAGACCGATTATACCCTAAAAACAACACAACAATTGACGTCTTAACTAGAAATCAGTAGATACAAATGTCCATAGCGAACTGTTGTATCCTAAAAGATTAACTAAAAAACTCTATTTGTTTCCTTAACCAGAATCAGTCAATATTAAATGCTCGCATCAATCAATTATGAGTTGATGTTATCAGAATTGAATGAGTGCATATCAACCGATTTTTAAAAGTCGAATAATATGAACACTCAAGTCGGTCGATTATGGTTAAATcaagagaaaaatgaaaatttcTAAAATATTCTAATTTCGATTATGAATTAACCAAAAATCATACTTAAAGAAACGAGTTGATAGAAAAGTACGTTAAAAAGTGGTattgaaatatatttgttcaagTTTCGTAGTCAGTGTAATTTAATAGTTTCACACTTATTAGACATCCCACATTCCCTTATTTTAAGTGGACACAAAATTTAGTAGGTGTCAGACTTTTTGTAGTCTGCCTTTTCTTATTCACACATCCTTTCCTTAAAAAAAAGGGATTATACTAGCACTCAAACCATGTGCTGGTACAATCCTTATGGTGGGTTGAATCGTGCGGGTAGTAGATTTTTATTAAAAAGCACTCGAATTGTAGGTTGATAAAGATTAAACCTTCATTCATGTGATATGAATTGAGTTCAAACATATTCAATATTCAAAGGTTATCGTATAAAATTAAGTTTCAACAAACTTGCCATCTAGTTTATAAGTGAAAATCAGGAGAATAGGAGAAAGAGTTAGAAAAGCAAGACTACTACAGGGGTCACCAAATTCCATTAGATTTCCCGTCACCTTTGCAAATCGTATTCTTCATATAAAGTTTGGTAACCTCATCCAGTTTGGTAGTATCCCGTCGAATTTTGTAAACCCTTAGCAATTGATGCATTTGTCACAAAAGTTCCAATAGAAAGGGGATTTTGG
This is a stretch of genomic DNA from Papaver somniferum cultivar HN1 chromosome 1, ASM357369v1, whole genome shotgun sequence. It encodes these proteins:
- the LOC113338038 gene encoding UDP-glycosyltransferase 74E1-like; amino-acid sequence: MLGLNHEKRLVKISDREKMRKELETGTKNGGHILVVPYPSQGHINPMLQFSKRLISKGLKITLAITVHVSKTTNTKFHGPIAIETISDGFDDGGSMEAGGPSVYVQRFKTVGSETLTQLIEKLETSGNPVSCVVYDPFIPWVLDVTKKLGLIGAAFFTQSCIVGAIYYSVQKGLVKAPIPADQAFSVPGLPPLSASDLPSFVAGVGPYPFLLDYLANQFANIHKTDWVLFSTFDKLESEVLNWMSKLWRVRGIGPTLPSMYLEKGIEDDKDYGFHIFEPKRAECINWLNTKKSKSVIYVSFGSISIVKQQQIEEIALALLECKHNFLWVVREAEECKIPSKFLEEITPEKGLIIRWCPQLEVLSHPAVGCFVTHCGFNSTLEGLSLGVPMIALPQWTDQPMNAKCIEDLWGVGMRPKVDEEGIFRKKEIGLCISEIMEGEKGKEIKENASKWKELAKEAVDEGGSSDRNIEEFVAQVTSFATH